One window from the genome of Halostella litorea encodes:
- the aspS gene encoding aspartate--tRNA(Asn) ligase — translation MENRTYTADAEPGDHVTVAGWAHEIRDLGGIAFLIVRDTTGKIQVKFEKDEMDDDLVETGVNVNRESVVAVTGAVEEEDRAPTGVEVVPESVEVVAEADPELPLDPSGKVDADLSTRLDNRTLDLRTEESKAIFEIRAEVLRSVREQFRDLRCTEINTPKIVATGTEGGTELFPITYFGEEAFMNQSPQLFKQLMVGSGLERVFEIGPIFRAEEHNTPRHLNEATSIDFESAFYDHEDAMDACESVVRAAYEGVAENCQEELATLGYDDFEAPSGDFPRLTYEEAIERINATGELDEQLVWGDDLPTEGEHALGQEVGEHYFITDWPSEIKPFYIKDHDDDPELSTGFDLMHPSMELVSGGQREHRYDHLVEGFEQQGLDPDAFEYYTKMFKYGMPPHAGWGLGGERLIMTMLGLDNIREAVLFPRDRQRLSP, via the coding sequence ATGGAGAACAGGACCTACACCGCGGACGCCGAACCGGGCGACCACGTCACGGTCGCCGGCTGGGCACACGAGATCCGCGATCTGGGCGGCATCGCCTTCCTCATCGTCCGGGACACCACCGGGAAGATCCAGGTGAAATTCGAGAAAGACGAGATGGACGACGACCTCGTCGAGACGGGCGTGAACGTCAACCGCGAAAGCGTCGTCGCCGTCACCGGCGCGGTCGAGGAGGAGGACCGCGCGCCGACCGGCGTCGAGGTCGTCCCCGAGTCGGTCGAGGTCGTCGCCGAGGCCGACCCCGAACTGCCGCTGGACCCGTCGGGCAAGGTCGACGCCGACCTCTCGACCCGGCTGGACAACCGCACGCTCGACCTCCGGACCGAGGAGTCGAAGGCGATCTTCGAGATCCGCGCGGAGGTGCTCCGGTCGGTCCGCGAGCAGTTCCGCGACCTGCGCTGTACCGAGATCAACACGCCGAAGATCGTCGCCACGGGTACCGAGGGCGGCACCGAGCTGTTCCCGATCACCTACTTCGGCGAGGAGGCGTTCATGAACCAGTCGCCCCAGCTGTTCAAGCAGCTGATGGTCGGCTCCGGCCTCGAACGCGTCTTCGAGATCGGCCCGATCTTCCGTGCCGAGGAGCACAACACGCCCCGGCACCTGAACGAGGCGACCTCGATCGACTTCGAGAGCGCGTTCTACGACCACGAGGACGCGATGGACGCCTGCGAGTCGGTCGTCCGCGCCGCCTACGAGGGCGTCGCCGAGAACTGTCAGGAGGAACTGGCGACGCTCGGCTACGACGACTTCGAGGCCCCGTCGGGCGACTTCCCGCGGCTCACCTACGAGGAGGCCATCGAGCGCATCAACGCGACCGGCGAGCTGGACGAACAGCTCGTCTGGGGCGACGACCTGCCGACCGAGGGCGAGCACGCGCTCGGGCAGGAGGTCGGCGAGCACTACTTCATCACCGACTGGCCCAGCGAGATCAAGCCGTTCTACATCAAGGACCACGACGACGACCCCGAGCTGTCGACCGGCTTCGACCTGATGCATCCGTCGATGGAGCTCGTCTCGGGCGGCCAGCGTGAGCACCGCTACGACCACCTCGTCGAGGGGTTCGAACAGCAGGGGCTGGACCCCGACGCGTTCGAGTACTACACCAAGATGTTCAAGTACGGCATGCCGCCCCACGCCGGCTGGGGCCTCGGCGGTGAGCGCCTCATCATGACGATGCTCGGCCTCGACAACATCCGGGAAGCGGTGCTGTTCCCGCGCGACCGGCAGCGTCTGTCGCCGTAA
- a CDS encoding amino acid permease — MAKELERDLGLFAVIAISIGAMIGSGIFILPGLALKTAGPAVIFAYLLAGVLVLPAALSKAEMATAMPEAGGTYIYIERGMGPLLGTIAGVGTWFSLSFKGALALVGGVPYLLYLFDLPVKPVALALAAVLVGVNLVGAKQTGRLQVAIVAVMLAAMVWFVVGGLPSTTGGYYDGFFDKGSGGLLAATGLVFVSYAGVTKVASIAEEIENPDRNIPLGILGSLAFTTLLYVLIVVVMVGVTPPDLLSDSDVPMIHAAESTLAFPGVVAIIAAAVLALISTANAGILSSSRYPFAMARDKLAPESLTEIHEDWGTPARAITLTGAVMLLLIAFVPLPSIAKLASAFQIVVFALVNGAVIAFREGNVGDYDPSFESPFYPWTQVAGILGGVALIGYMGTIPLVGAVVITVGSVLWYVYFAREEVEREGAATDVVRRSVGKQAVERTRTAFEEVEGYEALVAVTGDTTERRERALLRIAADIARENDGSVTVVQFDEVPDQAPLEHASEIQSPADVEFEDRTADLCAEFDVPVRYGEVVSHDTKRAVVNFAKHEGADFLVLERTAEPLYASVFGTGIEWVARNAPCDLLLIEERELDRLDRVTVVTDRGPFDPRKIAVADALATEAGASIELLYSVEPTATDAQRETIDDYLSELEALCTAPVVRSVIQTDDPEGDFVAAAGSSDVLIIGTDGGRIRGNVFGRPADWIVDTVDCTAIQVKPSGSGGPGVLRRTVERLAF, encoded by the coding sequence GTGGCGAAGGAACTCGAACGCGACCTCGGGCTGTTCGCGGTGATAGCGATCAGCATCGGCGCGATGATCGGCAGCGGGATCTTCATCCTGCCTGGGCTGGCGCTCAAGACGGCCGGGCCGGCGGTCATCTTCGCGTACCTGCTGGCCGGCGTGCTGGTGCTCCCGGCCGCGCTGAGCAAGGCCGAGATGGCGACGGCCATGCCGGAGGCCGGCGGCACCTACATCTACATCGAGCGCGGCATGGGGCCGCTGCTGGGCACGATCGCCGGCGTCGGCACCTGGTTCTCGCTGTCGTTCAAGGGCGCGCTGGCCCTCGTCGGGGGCGTCCCGTACCTGCTGTACCTGTTCGACCTGCCGGTGAAGCCGGTCGCGCTGGCGCTTGCGGCCGTCCTCGTCGGCGTCAACCTCGTCGGCGCGAAACAGACCGGCCGGCTGCAGGTCGCCATCGTCGCGGTGATGCTCGCCGCGATGGTGTGGTTCGTCGTCGGGGGGCTCCCGTCGACGACCGGCGGCTACTACGACGGCTTCTTCGACAAGGGGTCGGGCGGCCTGCTGGCGGCGACGGGCCTCGTGTTCGTCTCCTACGCGGGCGTGACAAAGGTCGCGAGCATCGCCGAGGAGATAGAGAACCCCGACCGGAACATCCCGCTCGGCATCCTCGGGTCGCTCGCGTTCACCACGCTGCTGTACGTCCTGATCGTCGTCGTGATGGTCGGCGTGACGCCGCCGGACCTGCTGAGCGACTCCGACGTCCCGATGATCCACGCCGCGGAGTCGACGCTCGCGTTCCCGGGCGTCGTCGCCATCATCGCCGCCGCGGTGCTGGCCTTGATCAGCACCGCCAACGCCGGGATCCTCTCGTCGTCGCGCTACCCCTTCGCGATGGCCCGCGACAAGCTAGCGCCGGAGAGCCTGACCGAGATCCACGAGGACTGGGGGACGCCGGCGCGGGCGATCACGCTCACCGGGGCCGTGATGCTGTTGCTCATCGCGTTCGTACCCCTCCCCAGCATCGCCAAACTCGCGAGCGCGTTCCAGATCGTCGTGTTCGCGCTGGTCAACGGGGCCGTGATCGCGTTCCGCGAGGGGAACGTCGGCGACTACGACCCGAGCTTCGAGTCGCCGTTCTACCCGTGGACGCAGGTCGCGGGCATCCTCGGCGGCGTCGCCCTCATCGGCTACATGGGGACGATACCCCTCGTCGGGGCCGTCGTGATCACCGTCGGCTCCGTGCTCTGGTACGTGTACTTCGCCCGCGAGGAGGTCGAACGCGAGGGAGCCGCCACCGACGTCGTCCGCCGGTCGGTCGGCAAGCAGGCCGTCGAGCGTACCCGCACGGCGTTCGAGGAGGTTGAGGGCTACGAGGCGCTCGTCGCCGTCACCGGGGACACGACCGAACGCCGGGAGCGGGCGCTGCTCCGCATCGCGGCCGACATCGCGCGCGAGAACGACGGGAGCGTCACCGTCGTGCAGTTCGACGAGGTGCCCGACCAGGCACCGCTGGAACACGCCTCCGAGATCCAGTCCCCGGCGGACGTGGAGTTCGAGGACCGGACGGCCGACCTCTGTGCGGAGTTCGACGTCCCCGTCCGCTACGGCGAGGTCGTCAGCCACGACACCAAACGCGCCGTCGTCAACTTCGCGAAACACGAGGGCGCGGACTTCCTCGTGCTCGAACGCACCGCCGAACCCCTGTACGCCTCGGTCTTCGGCACCGGCATCGAGTGGGTCGCACGGAACGCGCCCTGTGACCTCCTGCTGATCGAGGAGCGGGAACTCGACCGGCTCGACCGCGTCACCGTCGTCACGGACCGCGGCCCGTTCGACCCGCGGAAGATCGCCGTGGCCGACGCGCTGGCGACCGAGGCCGGCGCGTCGATCGAGCTCCTCTACTCCGTCGAGCCGACCGCGACCGACGCGCAACGCGAGACGATAGACGACTACCTCTCCGAACTGGAGGCGCTGTGTACGGCCCCGGTCGTCCGGTCGGTGATCCAGACCGACGACCCCGAGGGCGACTTCGTCGCGGCCGCCGGCTCGTCGGACGTGCTGATCATCGGCACCGACGGCGGCCGCATCCGCGGGAACGTCTTCGGCCGGCCGGCCGACTGGATCGTCGACACCGTCGACTGCACGGCGATACAGGTCAAGCCGAGCGGCTCGGGGGGCCCGGGCGTCCTCCGCAGAACGGTCGAGCGGCTGGCGTTTTAG
- a CDS encoding DUF1508 domain-containing protein, with the protein MAQADVRPGRLFRLYERYVGEPDSEKDVYGYWLFIAGYLVSFAGIGLFLSGLPNQGVDGVNIFYWRLSVSLAAFGMPLAMLGIVLLLPVRWRGVEVTLGGAAISMAGVLAFVWAYPQHWRSGMDYTSEIVAVYTVGIAVMAGVAVLVPVVTGKQGMFVEDELLNLADQPPVMVGEATAGTLFSVFRTPEKDWTWRAIQQDAVADSTRAAGSRTAARESVEEVRELVNRAGLLEITTAAFRLYEDDDEWRWVLMSEDGGVVAESGTTYGARDGVERSVSFTKDSAPDAPLIEIDGAAVDYYREGDDWRWRLVDEDRDQLATDVGPHADRDAAEAAVDGMQSLLPDARVLALEGVGAELYEDGDDWRWRLVDDDDEEIAASAAAFDARRLAESSVDGLLEGVADATLVERGRAGYEVYADGNGWAWRLLDADDAVVARNHERAEDAATLSARARAMANTAADAEVVTIDGADYEVYPGDDGWHWRFVTEDRTVVADREGGYETPEEAREVIETVREQASEADLIEFETAAFQQYQTDDDQWRWRLIDEGGAVLADSGQAYDSKAGAGDAMQTLKDTAPDAEILEIETAAFELIRTDDGGWRWRLIDEGGYLIAEGASTHPSRQAAREAMDLLVDLSPDAAVREMAAPVFQLYADDDWEWRYVTVDNRTIADAAESRGTRDDAAAHVEEVREAAADAPVDEVDAYAVELDRDGEEWAWRVFDTARDEVATGSRRYERREDAVADVETVRRGAETAPIFEIESAAVRVVQDDDGYGWVLIDAERETYARSGRRYGTRADVLDAVERLQDLAPEATSVNFDDAGFEPFRADDGWRWRLLDEDERAVAVGATPYDDRDAAVERIEEIRNLVAGASVLEIDDPAFELHYKDDGWIWRLVDADGNSLARSIEVYPTRGEAREAMQTLKDQAPEGHVTVAQ; encoded by the coding sequence GTGGCACAGGCTGACGTTCGGCCGGGGCGGCTGTTCCGGCTGTACGAGCGGTACGTGGGGGAACCGGATTCCGAGAAGGACGTGTACGGCTACTGGCTGTTCATCGCGGGCTATCTCGTGAGCTTCGCCGGCATCGGGCTGTTCCTGTCCGGCCTGCCGAACCAGGGGGTAGACGGCGTCAACATCTTCTACTGGCGGCTTTCCGTCTCGCTGGCCGCCTTCGGCATGCCGCTTGCGATGCTCGGCATCGTGTTGCTGTTGCCCGTGCGGTGGCGGGGCGTCGAGGTGACGCTGGGGGGTGCGGCGATATCGATGGCCGGCGTGCTGGCGTTCGTGTGGGCCTACCCGCAGCACTGGCGGAGCGGGATGGACTACACCAGCGAGATCGTGGCGGTGTACACCGTCGGGATCGCCGTCATGGCCGGCGTGGCGGTGCTGGTGCCGGTCGTCACCGGCAAGCAGGGGATGTTCGTCGAGGACGAACTGTTGAACCTCGCGGACCAGCCGCCGGTGATGGTCGGCGAGGCGACCGCGGGCACGCTGTTCAGCGTGTTCCGCACGCCCGAGAAGGACTGGACGTGGCGCGCGATCCAGCAGGACGCCGTCGCCGACAGCACGCGCGCGGCCGGGAGCCGGACCGCCGCCCGCGAGTCCGTCGAGGAGGTGCGGGAACTCGTCAACCGGGCGGGGCTGCTGGAGATCACCACCGCCGCCTTCCGGCTGTACGAGGACGACGACGAGTGGCGGTGGGTGCTGATGAGCGAGGACGGCGGCGTCGTCGCCGAGAGCGGGACCACGTACGGTGCCCGCGACGGCGTCGAGCGGTCGGTGAGCTTCACCAAGGACAGCGCGCCCGACGCGCCGCTCATCGAGATCGATGGCGCGGCGGTCGACTACTACCGCGAGGGCGACGACTGGCGTTGGCGGCTCGTCGACGAGGACCGCGACCAGCTCGCCACGGACGTCGGGCCGCACGCGGACCGCGACGCCGCCGAGGCGGCGGTGGACGGGATGCAGTCGCTGCTGCCCGACGCGCGCGTCCTCGCGCTGGAGGGCGTCGGCGCGGAGCTGTACGAGGACGGCGACGACTGGCGCTGGCGGCTCGTCGACGACGACGACGAGGAGATCGCCGCCAGCGCGGCGGCGTTCGACGCCCGCCGGCTCGCCGAGTCGTCGGTCGACGGCCTGCTTGAGGGCGTCGCCGACGCGACGCTGGTCGAGCGGGGCCGCGCCGGCTACGAGGTGTACGCCGACGGCAACGGCTGGGCGTGGCGGCTGCTCGACGCCGACGACGCGGTCGTCGCCCGCAACCACGAGCGCGCCGAAGACGCCGCGACGCTCTCGGCCCGGGCGCGGGCCATGGCGAACACGGCGGCCGACGCCGAGGTGGTGACGATAGACGGCGCGGACTACGAGGTGTACCCCGGCGACGACGGCTGGCACTGGCGGTTCGTCACCGAGGACCGCACGGTCGTCGCCGACCGCGAGGGCGGCTACGAGACGCCCGAGGAGGCCCGCGAGGTGATCGAGACGGTCCGCGAGCAGGCCTCCGAGGCCGACCTCATCGAGTTCGAGACCGCCGCGTTCCAGCAGTACCAGACGGACGACGACCAGTGGCGCTGGCGGCTCATCGACGAGGGCGGCGCGGTGCTGGCCGACAGCGGTCAGGCCTACGACTCCAAGGCCGGCGCGGGCGACGCGATGCAGACGCTGAAGGACACCGCGCCCGACGCCGAGATCCTGGAGATAGAGACCGCCGCGTTCGAGCTGATCCGCACCGACGACGGCGGGTGGCGCTGGCGGCTCATCGACGAGGGGGGCTACCTGATCGCCGAGGGCGCGTCGACGCACCCGAGCCGGCAGGCCGCCCGCGAGGCGATGGACCTGCTGGTCGACCTCTCGCCGGACGCCGCCGTGCGCGAGATGGCCGCCCCCGTCTTCCAGCTGTACGCCGACGACGACTGGGAGTGGCGGTACGTCACCGTCGACAACCGGACGATCGCCGACGCCGCCGAGTCGCGGGGCACCCGCGACGACGCGGCCGCCCACGTCGAGGAGGTGCGCGAGGCGGCGGCGGACGCGCCCGTCGACGAGGTCGACGCCTACGCCGTCGAACTCGACCGGGACGGCGAGGAGTGGGCCTGGCGCGTGTTCGACACGGCCCGCGACGAGGTGGCGACCGGGTCGCGGCGCTACGAGCGCCGGGAGGACGCCGTCGCCGACGTCGAGACCGTCCGCCGCGGCGCGGAGACCGCGCCGATCTTCGAGATAGAGTCCGCCGCCGTCCGGGTGGTTCAGGACGACGACGGCTACGGCTGGGTGCTCATCGACGCCGAGCGCGAGACGTACGCCCGGAGCGGCCGGCGCTACGGGACGCGGGCGGACGTGCTCGACGCCGTCGAGCGCCTGCAGGACCTCGCGCCCGAGGCGACCTCGGTGAACTTCGACGACGCCGGCTTCGAGCCGTTCCGGGCCGACGACGGCTGGCGCTGGCGGCTGCTCGACGAGGACGAGCGGGCCGTCGCGGTTGGTGCGACGCCGTACGACGACCGCGACGCCGCGGTTGAGCGGATCGAGGAGATCCGCAACCTCGTCGCCGGCGCGAGCGTGCTGGAGATAGACGACCCGGCCTTCGAACTCCACTACAAGGACGACGGCTGGATCTGGCGGCTCGTCGACGCCGACGGGAACTCGCTGGCGCGGAGCATCGAGGTGTACCCGACCCGCGGGGAGGCACGCGAGGCGATGCAGACGCTGAAGGACCAGGCCCCCGAGGGCCACGTCACCGTCGCGCAGTAG
- a CDS encoding NAD-binding protein: protein MGEALRPDVERGATTCVVGNDAVAVDLAERLAGQTTAVLVSPDADVVADADRRGLDARLADVTDPRALEDAGASAADVLVAGFRRDERNILLAQIAKTGFDTGTVVVRLDDPDLRDAFDDIGVETVCVTSVVADELAGRVM, encoded by the coding sequence ATGGGTGAGGCCCTCCGCCCCGACGTCGAACGCGGCGCGACGACCTGCGTCGTGGGCAACGACGCCGTCGCGGTCGACCTCGCCGAGCGGCTCGCCGGGCAGACGACGGCGGTGCTTGTCAGCCCCGACGCCGACGTCGTCGCCGACGCCGACCGCCGCGGGCTCGACGCTCGCCTCGCGGACGTGACGGACCCTCGAGCACTCGAAGACGCCGGGGCCAGTGCCGCCGACGTCCTCGTCGCCGGGTTCCGCCGCGACGAGCGGAACATCCTCCTCGCCCAGATCGCCAAGACGGGGTTCGACACGGGCACGGTGGTCGTCCGACTCGACGACCCCGACCTGCGGGACGCGTTCGACGACATCGGCGTCGAGACGGTCTGTGTGACGTCGGTCGTGGCTGACGAACTCGCCGGACGGGTGATGTGA
- a CDS encoding phosphoglycerol geranylgeranyltransferase translates to MTTPWDDWDHIVKIDPDKELAPGETFEDVCETGTDALEIGGTLDVTSEKMERVIDACAKYDVPLYQEPSNPAVVVHDDAVDGFLVPVVLNAGDVAWITGAHKEWVKSDDVDWARTTTEAYIILNPEASAAQLTQADCDQTAEDVAAYAEIAEQMYGQEIVYVEYSGTLGDPRKVEAAADALDESTLFYGGGIHDYDSAHTMAEHADVVVVGDLVHDEGVEAVRETVEGATDA, encoded by the coding sequence ATGACTACCCCGTGGGACGACTGGGACCACATCGTGAAGATCGACCCGGACAAGGAACTCGCGCCGGGCGAAACCTTCGAGGACGTCTGCGAGACAGGGACCGACGCGCTCGAGATCGGCGGCACGCTGGACGTGACCAGCGAGAAGATGGAGCGGGTCATCGACGCCTGCGCGAAGTACGACGTCCCGCTGTACCAGGAGCCGAGCAACCCGGCGGTCGTCGTCCACGACGACGCCGTCGACGGTTTCCTCGTCCCGGTCGTGCTGAACGCCGGCGACGTGGCGTGGATCACCGGCGCGCACAAGGAGTGGGTGAAGTCCGACGACGTCGACTGGGCCCGGACGACCACGGAGGCGTACATCATCCTCAACCCCGAGGCCAGCGCCGCCCAGCTCACGCAGGCCGACTGCGACCAGACGGCCGAGGACGTCGCCGCGTACGCGGAGATAGCCGAGCAGATGTACGGCCAGGAGATCGTCTACGTCGAGTACTCCGGGACGCTGGGCGACCCGCGGAAGGTCGAGGCCGCGGCGGACGCGCTGGACGAGTCGACGCTGTTCTACGGGGGCGGCATCCACGACTACGACTCCGCGCACACGATGGCGGAGCACGCCGATGTGGTCGTCGTCGGGGACCTGGTCCACGACGAGGGCGTCGAGGCGGTCCGCGAGACCGTCGAGGGCGCGACGGACGCCTAA
- a CDS encoding cation:proton antiporter, whose product MALTLYNLGLVVVGLSVIGVALLPRAVSERPVSMPIFYVGAGMVAFSLPLPLPPPDPVVHGTLAEHLTGMGVILALMSAGLKLDRLPGLRRWATTWRLLAVTMPLSIAGAAALGHWTLGLAAPSALLLGAVIAPTDPVLAAEVQVEKPGEGTEAKEMEREEGMEDEVRFALTSEAGLNDGLAFPFTHLAVTVAFVGLTPASWVGEWLLVDVGYRILVGLVLGGVLGGALALGVFWSMPETPMAKSMQGLEALGGTLVVYGLTELAGGYGFIAVFVAATVLRQYERTHDYNEPLHDVAEKSEQLLMAAIMILFGGALASGLLAPMTVEVVAVAVALVLVVRPLAGGVGLLGFDRDPVERATMAFYGIRGIGSFYYLAFALNHAPFRYAATLWSVVSWTVVVSILVHGTTATPVVKYLEARASARMENG is encoded by the coding sequence ATGGCGCTGACGCTGTACAACCTCGGCCTCGTCGTCGTCGGCCTGTCGGTGATCGGCGTCGCCCTCCTCCCACGGGCCGTCTCCGAGCGGCCGGTCTCCATGCCGATCTTCTACGTCGGCGCGGGGATGGTGGCGTTCTCCCTGCCGCTGCCGCTGCCACCACCGGACCCGGTGGTCCACGGCACGCTCGCCGAGCACCTCACGGGGATGGGCGTCATCCTCGCGCTGATGAGCGCGGGGCTGAAGCTGGACCGCCTGCCCGGGCTCCGTCGGTGGGCGACGACGTGGCGGCTGCTCGCGGTGACGATGCCGCTTTCCATCGCCGGCGCGGCCGCGCTCGGCCACTGGACCCTGGGCCTGGCCGCGCCGTCGGCGCTGTTGCTGGGGGCCGTCATCGCGCCGACGGACCCGGTGCTGGCGGCCGAGGTGCAGGTGGAGAAGCCCGGCGAGGGGACCGAGGCCAAGGAGATGGAACGCGAGGAGGGCATGGAGGACGAGGTGCGGTTCGCGCTCACCTCCGAGGCCGGCCTCAATGACGGGCTGGCGTTCCCGTTCACGCACCTGGCGGTCACCGTCGCGTTCGTCGGGCTGACGCCGGCGAGCTGGGTCGGCGAGTGGCTGCTGGTGGACGTGGGCTACCGCATCCTGGTCGGCCTCGTGCTCGGCGGCGTGCTCGGCGGGGCGCTCGCGCTGGGGGTCTTCTGGTCGATGCCGGAGACGCCGATGGCGAAATCGATGCAGGGGCTGGAGGCGCTGGGCGGCACGCTCGTCGTCTACGGCCTGACGGAACTGGCCGGCGGCTACGGCTTCATCGCGGTGTTCGTCGCGGCGACGGTGCTGCGCCAGTACGAGCGCACGCACGACTACAACGAGCCGCTCCACGACGTCGCCGAGAAGTCCGAACAGCTGCTGATGGCGGCGATCATGATACTGTTCGGCGGCGCGCTGGCGTCCGGCCTGCTCGCGCCGATGACCGTCGAGGTGGTCGCCGTCGCCGTGGCGCTGGTGCTCGTCGTTCGGCCGCTGGCCGGGGGCGTGGGGTTGCTCGGGTTCGACCGGGACCCGGTGGAGCGCGCGACCATGGCGTTCTACGGCATCCGGGGGATCGGCTCGTTCTACTACCTGGCGTTCGCGCTGAACCACGCCCCGTTCCGCTACGCCGCCACGCTCTGGTCGGTGGTCAGCTGGACCGTCGTCGTGTCGATCCTCGTCCACGGCACGACGGCGACGCCCGTGGTGAAGTACCTCGAAGCGCGGGCGTCGGCCCGGATGGAAAACGGTTAA
- a CDS encoding pantoate kinase yields the protein MSDDAASAFVPGHVTGFFTPHEHDDPTKAGSQGAGLTLSDGVTVRVRPADRTEVYLDDASIGMEPVERVLDALEVSAQVSAESDLPLGSGFGVSGAMALGTALAANRAFSRKLSENELITIAHGAEVQSGTGLGDVVAQARGGVPLRLEPGAPAENLLDGIPREARVEYVTFGELPTEDVIGGNTEALGAAGERALSRVVREPTLTSFIYASRRFAREAGLLTETVRDAVQDVSEAGGEASMAMLGETVFALGTGLSDAGYDPEVCRTHPAGATVR from the coding sequence ATGAGCGACGACGCCGCGAGCGCCTTCGTGCCGGGCCACGTCACGGGGTTTTTCACGCCCCACGAGCACGACGACCCGACGAAGGCCGGGTCGCAGGGTGCGGGACTGACGCTGTCGGACGGCGTGACGGTGCGGGTCCGCCCCGCCGACCGGACGGAGGTGTACCTCGACGACGCGAGCATCGGGATGGAGCCCGTCGAGCGGGTGCTGGACGCGCTGGAGGTGTCGGCGCAGGTGTCGGCCGAGTCCGACCTGCCGCTTGGCTCGGGCTTTGGCGTCTCCGGCGCGATGGCGCTGGGGACGGCGCTGGCCGCGAACCGCGCGTTCTCGCGGAAGCTCTCGGAGAACGAGCTGATAACTATCGCCCACGGCGCGGAGGTCCAGTCGGGTACGGGGCTGGGCGACGTGGTCGCACAGGCCCGCGGCGGCGTCCCGCTCCGCCTCGAACCCGGCGCGCCGGCCGAGAACCTGCTGGACGGCATCCCCCGCGAGGCGCGGGTCGAGTACGTCACGTTCGGCGAACTCCCGACCGAGGACGTGATCGGCGGGAACACCGAGGCGCTCGGCGCGGCCGGCGAGCGGGCGCTCTCCCGGGTCGTCCGCGAGCCGACGCTGACGAGTTTCATCTACGCGTCGCGGCGGTTCGCCCGCGAGGCTGGCCTGCTGACCGAGACGGTCCGGGACGCCGTACAGGACGTGAGCGAGGCCGGCGGCGAGGCGTCGATGGCGATGCTCGGCGAGACGGTGTTCGCGCTCGGCACCGGCCTCTCGGACGCCGGCTACGACCCCGAGGTCTGTAGAACCCATCCCGCCGGTGCGACCGTGCGGTGA
- a CDS encoding RidA family protein, protein MGRKEVGSGTAWESAVGYSRAVRAGDEIHVSGTTATDDGELVGVGDPYEQTAQALSNVADALDEAGAGLDDVVRTRLYVTDIDRWEAVGRAHREAFGDVRPATSMVQVDRLIDPEMLVEVEAVAKVG, encoded by the coding sequence ATGGGCCGGAAGGAGGTCGGATCCGGGACCGCGTGGGAGTCGGCGGTGGGCTACTCGCGGGCCGTCCGGGCCGGCGACGAGATACACGTCTCGGGCACGACCGCCACCGACGACGGCGAACTCGTCGGCGTCGGCGACCCCTACGAACAGACCGCCCAGGCGCTCTCGAACGTCGCGGACGCGCTCGACGAGGCGGGCGCCGGCCTCGACGACGTGGTCCGGACGCGGCTGTACGTGACGGACATCGACCGCTGGGAGGCGGTCGGCCGCGCCCACCGCGAGGCGTTCGGCGACGTCCGCCCCGCGACGAGCATGGTGCAGGTCGACCGGCTCATCGACCCCGAGATGCTCGTCGAGGTGGAGGCCGTGGCGAAGGTCGGCTGA
- a CDS encoding Lrp/AsnC family transcriptional regulator: MDEDPMDDLDRRIVHTLQSDARKTSASEIAEAADVSASTVRNRIRNLEEEGILAGYTPEVNYERAGYQLLTLIVCTAPIPDRERLVREALEVPGVVAVREIMTGTENVHVEAIGVDGDDLSRIGQDLNALGLEIVDEDLIRNEYEHPFHEFDVDM; encoded by the coding sequence ATGGACGAGGATCCGATGGACGACCTCGACAGGCGGATCGTCCACACGTTACAGTCCGACGCCCGAAAGACGTCGGCCAGCGAGATCGCCGAGGCGGCGGACGTCTCCGCGAGCACGGTCAGGAACCGCATCCGCAACCTGGAGGAGGAGGGCATCCTCGCCGGCTACACGCCGGAGGTCAACTACGAGCGGGCGGGCTACCAGCTCCTGACGCTCATCGTCTGTACCGCGCCGATCCCGGACCGCGAGCGGCTCGTCCGCGAGGCGCTGGAGGTGCCCGGCGTCGTCGCCGTCCGGGAGATCATGACCGGGACCGAGAACGTCCACGTCGAGGCGATCGGCGTCGACGGCGACGACCTCAGCAGGATCGGTCAGGACCTGAACGCACTCGGCCTGGAGATAGTCGACGAGGACCTGATCCGAAACGAGTACGAACACCCGTTCCACGAGTTCGACGTGGACATGTGA